AGGTTGATATCAAATTTGCCAATATAGACTTCGCTTACGTTGCAGAGCAACCCGTGCTCAAACAGGTGTCTTTGCATATTCCAGCAGGGAAGAAAGTAGCGTTAGTAGCGGTGTCTGGAGGTGGAAAATCTACTTTGGTGCAATTGCTTTTGGGGTTGTATGAAAAACAAAGTGGCGAGATTCATATAAATGACACCCCAGTAGAGCAAATTGGTTACGAAGCAGTGCGAGATAATATAGTGACCGTACTGCAGCAGCCGATACTCTTTAATACCAGCATCCGTGAAAATCTAGCAATGGGAAGAGAGGTATCAGACCAAATACTTTGGCAGGCACTCCGAGTTGCAGAGCTAGCCGATACCGTACTTGCTCTGGCTGACAAGTTAGATGCGCAAGTTGGTCGCAACGGGATTAAATTGTCCGGAGGACAGAAGCAAAGGTTAGCCATTGCAAGGATGGTCGTTGCTGACCCTAAAGTGGTGGTGCTGGATGAAGCAACCTCGGCACTTGATATTGAGACTGAGGCAAAAATTCATCGCAACTTGCAAGCGTTTTTGGCTGACAGAACGACTTTGATTATTGCACATCGACTGAGCGCAATAAAACAAGCCGACTTAATTTATGTTTTAGATGATGGTGAAGTGTCCCAGTATGGAGAACATAAGGATTTGTTAAAGGAACAGGGTCTGTACCAAATCCTATTTGGTCATCAAAATTAATTCATAAATAGCAAAAATTCCTTATGTAACGTTAAGTAAACATTAATAGACGAGCTAATATTATCTATGCAACGTAATCGGTAGACGCATTTTCTGATAGACTATCCGAGTCAATACTCAATGCGTTAACTAACAGAGATGGGAAGGAATGATGAAAATTAAAACTTTGAGCTTACTAGTTGCGATGGCAGTGACAGCCAATGCAAATGCAAATACTACTGAGCCTACAGAAGGTGTATATCTTGGTGTATTTGGTGACTACTATGATGCGGATTGGCAGAATCACCGTGATATGGCTGGTCTAGATGTAGAAGAGTCTACAGGTTGGGGTGCTGAAATCGGCTACCGCTTTGACAAATTCTGGAGTGGTCGTATCGAGTATGCAGATATGGATTTTGACCTTGGTGGTATTAGCAATGGTTCACTAGACGCGGAGCGTTACGGTATCGATGGTTTGTACCATTTTGATGGTGGTCCATTCTATGGTCTAGTGGGTATCAAGAAGATGAACCTAGATGTAATTTCAGATAACACCTTTGCTAACGTAGGTGCTGGTGTTCGTCATTACTTCACCGATCACTTGTTCGTGAATGCGGAAGCGGCAGTTTACCAAGGCCTAGAAGCTGGCTTTACTGATGTTGGTGGTAAAATCGGTATCAACTATTCGTTCGGTAGCGTTGGTAAATCGGAAGAGGTTGTGCCAGCCCCAGCTCCCGTAGTTGCAGAAGCACCGCAAGACAGTGATAAAGACGGTGTTGTCGATAGCGAAGATAAATGTGCAAACACACCAATAACGGATGCAGTTGACGCGTCTGGTTGTACTTTGTACGAAACTAAAGAAGACAAAGTAAGTCTACTAGTTCGTTTCCCGCACGATGATGCAACTTTCTCACAGCAATATGTTGATGATATCAACGCGGTTGCTAAGTTCTTGAAAGAGCATAAAAATGCAGACGTGGTGATTGAAGGTCACGCGTCAGCTGTAGGTGATGCTGATTACAACCAAAAGCTCTCTGAGCGCCGTGCGAAGAGCGTTGCTGAGAAGCTCGTTGATATGGGTATTGATTCAATGCGTATTACCACGGTTGGTTACGGTGAAGAGCGTTTGAAAAACCCAGCAAACACGCTTGAAGCTCACGCGGAAAACCGTCGCGTAGAAGCGCACGTTTCTTCTAAAGAGAAAGTAAAAGTTAAGCGTTAATTTTCACTTAACTTATGCAAAAAGGCTCCTCCTGGAGCCTTTTTTGATCCAATCCATAGCACCTTTTCGCAAAATTTAAATGATTCTCGTTTGACTAATATTCATCAAAATATACTTGTTTCGGTATGCTTATTCATTGTATTTATAGTGACTATAAGGCGAGGTATCGCATGCAAGATTTTCATCTATACTCAAAGACCTTATAATTGTTCATTATATTTTATGGTCAAGGGAATGGTTCAGCCGATTGCATCAATAATCGCAGCCAGATCATTTACTTGTCTGTCCACGTCACCAAGAGGGCAATATTGTGCTTCAAGAATATCGTAAACACGTAGAAGAGCGTGCCGCGCAAGGTATCGTGCCTAAGCCGTTAGACGCGCAGCAAACTGCTGACCTTATCGAATTATTAAAAACTCCACCTGCAGGTGAAGAAGAGTTCATCGTTGATCTATTTATCAACCGTGTACCGCCAGGTGTAGATGATGCCGCTTACGTAAAAGCTGGCTTTTTGGCAGCTGTAGCGAAAGGCGAAGCTGAATCACCACTCATTTCAAAAGAGTATGCAGCTGAACTACTTGGCACTATGCTTGGTGGTTACAACATCGCGCCTATGATCGACCTACTAGACGACGCAGCACTTGCACCTATCGTTGCTAAGGGTTTATCTCATACACTACTGATGTTTGACGCATTCTACGATGTAGAAGAAAAAGCAAAAGCAGGCAATGAGTTTGCTAAGCAAGTGATTGAGTCATGGGCGAATGCAGAATGGTTTCTTGAGAAGCCAGCTGTTGCAGACAAGATTTCAGTGACTGTATTCAAAGTAACGGGTGAGACAAATACAGATGACTTGTCTCCAGCACCAGATGCTTGGTCTCGTCCAGATATCCCATTACACGCACTGGCTATGCTTAAAAACGAGCGTGACGGTATCAACCCTGATAAGCCAGGCGAAGTAGGTCCAATTGCACAGCTTGAAGAGCTGAACAGCAAAGGTCTGCCACTTGCCTACGTAGGTGATGTTGTTGGCACGGGCTCATCTCGTAAGTCTGCAACTAACTCTGTTCTTTGGTTCATGGGTGATGACATTCCATTCGTACCAAATAAGCGCGTTGGCGGTGTATGTCTAGGTGGTAAAATTGCGCCTATCTTCTTCAATACCATGGAAGATTCTGGTGCACTACCGATTGAGCTTCCAGTTGACGAACTAAACATGGGCGACCAAATCGACATCTTCCCATACGAAGGTGTGGTTAAGCGTCACGGTACTGACGAAGTTATCTCAACGTTCTCACTGAAATCAGACGTAATTCTTGATGAAGTGCGTGCAGGCGGCCGTATTCCACTGATCATCGGTCGTGGTCTAACTGATAAAGCTCGTGCTTCACTAGGCCTAGAAGCGGAAGAAATCTTCCGTAAGCCTAAGTTAGTGGCTGATTCTGGTAAAGGCTTTACGCTTGCACAGAAGATGGTTGGTAAAGCATGTAACATGGCAGGTGTACGCCCAGGCCAATACTGTGAGCCAACAATGACAACGGTAGGTTCTCAGGATACGACAGGTCCAATGACGCGTGATGAGCTTAAAGACCTTGCTTGTCTTGGCTTCTCTGCAGATCTTACCATGCAGTCATTCTGTCATACTTCAGCTTATCCTAAGCCAATCGACGTAAATACACACCACACACTTCCTGATTTCATCATGAACCGTGGCGGTGTATCACTACGTCCTGGTGACGGTGTTATCCACTCGTGGCTAAACCGTATGCTACTTCCTGATACGGTAGGTACAGGTGGTGACTCGCATACTCGTTTCCCGCTAGGTATTTCATTCCCAGCAGGTTCAGGTGCAGTAGCATTCGCAGCCGCAACAGGTGTAATGCCGTTGGATATGCCTGAGTCAATCCTTGTTCGTTTTAAAGGCGAAATGCAACCGGGTATCACATTACGTGACCTAGTACATGCTATCCCTTACTATGCAATCCAGCAAGGTCTATTGACAGTTGAGAAAAAAGGTAAGATCAACGAATTCTCCGGTCGTATCCTTGAAATCGAAGGTGTTGAGCACCTAACGGTTGAGCAAGCGTTCGAACTATCTGACGCATCTGCAGAGCGTAGCGCAGCAGGTTGTACTGTTAAGCTTTCACAAGCGTCTATCGAAGAGTACCTAAACTCTAACATCGTTATGCTTAAGTGGATGATCTCTGAAGGCTATGGTGATGTACGTACCATTGAGCGTCGTATCACTAAGATGGAAGAGTGGCTAGCGAATCCTGAGCTAATGACTGCTGACGCGGATGCAGAATACGCGCACACCATTGAGATTGATCTTGCTGATATCAAAGAGCCAATCCTTTGTGCACCGAATGACCCTGATGACGCTCGTCTACTTTCAGCGGTAACTGGTGAGAAGATCGACGAAGTATTCATCGGTTCTTGTATGACTAACATCGGTCACTTCCGTGCAGCTGGTAAACTACTGGATAATTTCGGTGGTCGTCTTCCAACGCAACTATGGGTTGCTCCACCAACGAAGATGGACCGCGATCAGTTAACTGACGAAGGTTACTACGGTATTTACGGTCGTGTAGGTGCACGTATCGAAACTCCTGGATGTTCACTATGTATGGGTAACCAGGCACGTGTTGCTGATAAAGCAACGGTTGTTTCTACCTCGACTCGTAACTTCCCTAACCGTTTAGGTACAGGTGCAAACGTATTCCTTGCATCAGCAGAGCTTGCAGCGGTAGCTGCTATTCTTGGTAAACTACCAACGCCTGCTGAATATCAAGAGTATGCAGAGAAGATCAATGCAACGGCTGCGGATACGTACCGTTACTTGAACTTCCACAAGATGCCTCAGTACACTAAAAAGGCAGACTCAGTGATCATTCAACAAGCGGTTTAATTACTCGCTGTAGAAAACATTGAAAGAAAAAAGCCAGTGCATGCTGGCTTTTTTTATGCACATAAAACTCTCAAGTTAAATGGTGTTATCAAGCATTATTTTAAATCTAGATAAGTAATCTATTAAAGTGGTTATAAGTGGGTTTTTATTGCGTTTTGGTTATTAAAATCCCGTTTTTTTAAACAGTAATTTTCTCTGGTTTTATTAGAATTGTCGGCAAATTCTCATCAATGGGCGAGAGGATCATGACAACAGTAAACAACCAGAATTTATTACAACTACGCTTTTTACCGCAGTCACATATCGACGCAGTTAAGCCTTTCTTCAATCAACTACCAGATAACCCTTATGCCGATGGTGCATTCAGAAAGCGCCGTTATTCTGTGGTTAAATTCACTGATGGTGAAGTGACATTGCAGCCGACTAAGGCTTTCGTTCAAGACGATTCAATTAATACTTTCCAAGGTAATATTGAGCGTGTTTACGAAAACCTTGAGCTGGACATGTTAAACACCGATGGCTTTAAGCATATGCTTGCTGAATTTAAAGCCATGACTGGAATTGCAGACGATACCAGCATAGAAGTGCACCAGTTTCGCATGTTAGCGATTGAAAGCGATACCCCTCCTGCGCCGGAAGGTGTGCACCAAGATGGTTTTGATCATGTGTGTGTCTGCGGTGTTTCTCACGAAAATATCGCCGGTGGTGAGCTATTGGTTTATGAGCACAAAGAAGCTGAACCTTGCTTCAAAATGGAAATCAAAGATGGTTTATTTGCGCTCGTGAATGACCGTGAAGTGTGGCATAACGCAACACCGATGAACAAGCTAGATGTCGATCAAGTCGGTTACCTAGACTGCTTCGTATTTACAGCCTAAGAGGGTAGTATGGATTTAAATCAAGTGCGTCGTCAGTTCCCTGCGCTTATGCAAAGTATCGGTGGAACCGCTCCCATTTTCCTTGATGGTCCGGGTGGCTCTCAAGTCCCTCAATCCGTGTTGAGCGCGATGTCTGCTTACCTTGGTTATTTTAACTCTAACTTAGGTGGTGCATTTTTCTCAAGCGATAAAACCGTTAGTTTGATGAGTGAAGCGCGCCAAGCGGTTGCGGATTTACTCAATGCGCCAAGTGCAGAGCAAATTGTATTTGGTGCCAACATGACCAGCTTAACTTTTAGCTTTAGCCGTGCGCTATCTCGCCAATGGCAATCGGGCGATGAAGTCATTGTCACCAATGCCGATCACTATTCAAACGTTTCTTCATGGCGTCAAGCCGCCGAAGATAAAGGTGCGACGGTGCATGCTGTGCGTATTAATGAAGCCGATTGCACACTTGATCTTGCACATTTTGAATCGCTACTAAACGCCAATACTAAGTTGGTTGCGGTGACGTATGCATCTAATACAACGGGCTCAATCAACGATATTAAGCGCATTATAGAGCTTGCGCACCAAGTTGGTGCATTGGTATATGTTGATGCTGTGCATTATGCACCTCATGAGCTAATCGATGTACAAGGTTTGGATTGCGACTTCCTTGCGTGCTCTGCTTATAAGTTCTTTGGTCCGCACGTGGGCATCGTGTATGGTAAGCGTGAGCATTTAGAAGGTTTTACTCCGTACAAGGTGGAGCCGGCAAAAGACATTATTCCAGGCCGTTGGGAAACTGGTACGCAGAGTTTTGAAGGGCTTGCGGGTGTTGTTGCTGCGATTGACTACATTGCCTCGCTCAG
The sequence above is a segment of the Pseudoalteromonas piscicida genome. Coding sequences within it:
- a CDS encoding OmpA family protein → MKIKTLSLLVAMAVTANANANTTEPTEGVYLGVFGDYYDADWQNHRDMAGLDVEESTGWGAEIGYRFDKFWSGRIEYADMDFDLGGISNGSLDAERYGIDGLYHFDGGPFYGLVGIKKMNLDVISDNTFANVGAGVRHYFTDHLFVNAEAAVYQGLEAGFTDVGGKIGINYSFGSVGKSEEVVPAPAPVVAEAPQDSDKDGVVDSEDKCANTPITDAVDASGCTLYETKEDKVSLLVRFPHDDATFSQQYVDDINAVAKFLKEHKNADVVIEGHASAVGDADYNQKLSERRAKSVAEKLVDMGIDSMRITTVGYGEERLKNPANTLEAHAENRRVEAHVSSKEKVKVKR
- the acnB gene encoding bifunctional aconitate hydratase 2/2-methylisocitrate dehydratase; translated protein: MLQEYRKHVEERAAQGIVPKPLDAQQTADLIELLKTPPAGEEEFIVDLFINRVPPGVDDAAYVKAGFLAAVAKGEAESPLISKEYAAELLGTMLGGYNIAPMIDLLDDAALAPIVAKGLSHTLLMFDAFYDVEEKAKAGNEFAKQVIESWANAEWFLEKPAVADKISVTVFKVTGETNTDDLSPAPDAWSRPDIPLHALAMLKNERDGINPDKPGEVGPIAQLEELNSKGLPLAYVGDVVGTGSSRKSATNSVLWFMGDDIPFVPNKRVGGVCLGGKIAPIFFNTMEDSGALPIELPVDELNMGDQIDIFPYEGVVKRHGTDEVISTFSLKSDVILDEVRAGGRIPLIIGRGLTDKARASLGLEAEEIFRKPKLVADSGKGFTLAQKMVGKACNMAGVRPGQYCEPTMTTVGSQDTTGPMTRDELKDLACLGFSADLTMQSFCHTSAYPKPIDVNTHHTLPDFIMNRGGVSLRPGDGVIHSWLNRMLLPDTVGTGGDSHTRFPLGISFPAGSGAVAFAAATGVMPLDMPESILVRFKGEMQPGITLRDLVHAIPYYAIQQGLLTVEKKGKINEFSGRILEIEGVEHLTVEQAFELSDASAERSAAGCTVKLSQASIEEYLNSNIVMLKWMISEGYGDVRTIERRITKMEEWLANPELMTADADAEYAHTIEIDLADIKEPILCAPNDPDDARLLSAVTGEKIDEVFIGSCMTNIGHFRAAGKLLDNFGGRLPTQLWVAPPTKMDRDQLTDEGYYGIYGRVGARIETPGCSLCMGNQARVADKATVVSTSTRNFPNRLGTGANVFLASAELAAVAAILGKLPTPAEYQEYAEKINATAADTYRYLNFHKMPQYTKKADSVIIQQAV
- a CDS encoding 2OG-Fe dioxygenase family protein; its protein translation is MTTVNNQNLLQLRFLPQSHIDAVKPFFNQLPDNPYADGAFRKRRYSVVKFTDGEVTLQPTKAFVQDDSINTFQGNIERVYENLELDMLNTDGFKHMLAEFKAMTGIADDTSIEVHQFRMLAIESDTPPAPEGVHQDGFDHVCVCGVSHENIAGGELLVYEHKEAEPCFKMEIKDGLFALVNDREVWHNATPMNKLDVDQVGYLDCFVFTA
- a CDS encoding cysteine desulfurase-like protein, whose translation is MDLNQVRRQFPALMQSIGGTAPIFLDGPGGSQVPQSVLSAMSAYLGYFNSNLGGAFFSSDKTVSLMSEARQAVADLLNAPSAEQIVFGANMTSLTFSFSRALSRQWQSGDEVIVTNADHYSNVSSWRQAAEDKGATVHAVRINEADCTLDLAHFESLLNANTKLVAVTYASNTTGSINDIKRIIELAHQVGALVYVDAVHYAPHELIDVQGLDCDFLACSAYKFFGPHVGIVYGKREHLEGFTPYKVEPAKDIIPGRWETGTQSFEGLAGVVAAIDYIASLSDMSADSPRREKLVTAFAKTKAHEMQLSQYFLTRLREFKKINLFGIDSLDRLAERTPTFALTFEGFEPRQVSEFLGKKHMCVWDGNFYAKGLCEQLGVMDKGGVVRIGCMHYNTIEELDSLFDAFSELLAQ